In a genomic window of Asticcacaulis sp.:
- the ssb gene encoding single-stranded DNA-binding protein: MAGSVNKVILIGNLGKDPEIRNMPSGDRIANLTIATSEQWRDKATGERKEKTEWHRVVIFNDNLAKIAEQYLRKGSSVYVEGSLQTRKWTDQNGVEKYSTEVVLQRFNGNLTLLGGRGDSGGASSGGGYDQYEDSYGGAPASSGPKAAPSGAPQNFDLDDEIPF, translated from the coding sequence ATGGCAGGCAGTGTCAACAAGGTCATTCTGATCGGCAATCTCGGCAAGGATCCAGAAATCCGCAACATGCCCTCCGGCGACCGGATCGCCAACCTGACGATCGCCACCTCCGAGCAGTGGCGCGACAAGGCGACGGGCGAGCGCAAGGAAAAGACGGAATGGCACCGTGTCGTCATCTTCAACGATAACCTGGCCAAAATCGCCGAGCAGTATCTGCGCAAGGGCTCCTCGGTTTATGTCGAAGGCAGCCTGCAAACGCGCAAATGGACCGACCAGAACGGCGTTGAAAAATATTCGACCGAGGTCGTCCTGCAGCGCTTCAACGGAAACCTGACCCTTCTGGGCGGTCGTGGCGACAGCGGCGGCGCCTCTTCCGGTGGCGGTTATGACCAATATGAGGATTCCTATGGCGGTGCGCCCGCTTCCTCCGGTCCGAAGGCGGCCCCTTCCGGCGCGCCGCAGAACTTCGACCTGGACGACGAAATTCCGTTCTAA
- the gyrA gene encoding DNA gyrase subunit A yields MNDTTSGDVLGPEDEDPRNGFGGQPPTGISFITIEDELKRSYLDYAMSVIVSRALPDARDGLKPVHRRIMYSMHKEGHTPEKSYVKCSRIVGDVMGKYHPHGDLAIYNSLVRMAQPFSMGLLLVDGQGNFGSVDGDAPAAMRYTESRLSKPAMSLLADIDKDTVDFQPNYDGKEDEPSVLPSRIPNLLVNGAGGIAVGMATNIPPHNLGEVIDACLALLDNPNVTLEELLDIVPGPDYPTGGEILGRSGARQALMTGRGSVVTRGKASVETIRKDREAIVITEIPYQVNKATLIEYIADMVREKRIEGISDIRDESDRQGMRVVVELKREASGDVILNQLYRYTALQSSFGVNMLALNHGRPQQMGLRKLLELFLEFREEVVVRRTRFELGKARDRGHTLVGLSIAVANIDEVIHIIRSSADPSEARQRLTSRTWPSGDMAPMIDLIADPRSIVLEDRQVRLTDEQARAILALTLSRLTGLGRDEIGDEIKTLAAAIANYLEILGSRERILGIVREELSEVKALYAVPRRTTIVDGEGDIEDEDLIPREDMVVTVTHSGYVKRTALAAYREQHRGGKGRSGMAMKDEDAITGVYSATTHQPMLFFSSTGKVYKLKVWRLPLGNPQSKGKAFVNLLPLDGGETITNILALPEDEAAWERQDIIFATKSGDIRRNKLSDFVNVNRAGKIAMKLEEGDAIVGVAVCNEDQDVLLSTSGGRSIRFAVDEVRVFKGRDSTGVRGVRLLGEDTVISMAILKRVEATPAERAAYLKYAAQQRATANTEEGEEAPAPADDDGEEGGEEASLSPERIAELAAGEEFILTVSDIGFGKRSSSYDYRRTGRGGQGIVAIDLSKRGGRLIASFPIDATDGLLLVTSGGQLIRTNVTTVRIASRNTQGVTIFRTSEGQKVVSVERIVESGEDDADTTDETASVTDAT; encoded by the coding sequence ATGAACGATACGACATCTGGCGACGTTTTGGGGCCTGAAGACGAAGATCCCCGTAACGGTTTTGGCGGCCAGCCGCCGACCGGCATCAGCTTCATCACGATCGAAGACGAACTGAAGCGCTCCTATCTCGATTACGCCATGAGCGTCATCGTGTCGCGCGCCCTGCCGGACGCCCGTGACGGCCTGAAGCCCGTCCACCGCCGCATCATGTATTCGATGCACAAAGAAGGGCACACGCCCGAAAAATCCTATGTGAAATGTTCGCGTATCGTCGGTGACGTGATGGGTAAGTATCACCCGCACGGCGATCTGGCCATCTACAACTCCCTAGTCCGCATGGCCCAGCCCTTCTCGATGGGGCTGCTGCTGGTCGATGGCCAGGGCAATTTCGGCTCGGTCGATGGCGATGCCCCGGCGGCCATGCGTTATACTGAATCGCGCCTCTCCAAGCCGGCCATGTCGCTGCTGGCCGATATCGACAAGGACACGGTCGACTTCCAGCCCAACTATGACGGCAAGGAAGACGAGCCCTCGGTCCTTCCGTCGCGCATCCCGAACCTGCTGGTCAATGGCGCCGGCGGCATCGCCGTCGGCATGGCGACCAATATCCCGCCGCACAATCTCGGCGAGGTGATCGACGCCTGCCTGGCCCTGCTCGATAATCCGAACGTTACCCTGGAAGAACTGCTCGATATCGTGCCGGGGCCGGATTACCCGACCGGTGGCGAAATCCTCGGCCGTTCCGGGGCGCGTCAGGCCCTGATGACGGGCCGCGGCTCGGTGGTCACGCGCGGCAAGGCCAGCGTCGAGACGATCCGCAAGGACCGCGAAGCCATCGTCATTACCGAGATTCCCTATCAGGTGAACAAGGCGACCCTGATCGAATATATCGCCGACATGGTGCGCGAAAAGCGTATCGAAGGCATTTCCGATATCCGTGATGAAAGCGATCGCCAGGGTATGCGCGTCGTCGTCGAACTGAAGCGCGAAGCCTCGGGCGACGTCATTCTTAACCAGCTCTATCGCTACACGGCGCTGCAATCGAGCTTCGGCGTCAACATGCTGGCGCTGAATCACGGCCGCCCGCAGCAGATGGGCCTGCGCAAGCTGCTCGAACTGTTCCTCGAATTCCGCGAGGAAGTCGTCGTTCGCCGCACGCGCTTCGAATTGGGTAAGGCGCGGGATCGCGGCCATACCCTGGTCGGCCTGTCGATCGCCGTCGCCAATATCGATGAAGTCATCCACATTATCCGCTCTTCGGCCGATCCCTCGGAAGCCCGTCAGCGCCTGACCTCGCGCACCTGGCCATCCGGCGACATGGCGCCGATGATCGACCTGATCGCCGATCCGCGCTCGATCGTGCTCGAAGACCGTCAGGTCCGCCTGACCGATGAACAGGCCCGCGCCATCCTCGCCCTGACCTTGTCTCGCCTGACCGGCCTCGGCCGTGATGAAATCGGCGACGAGATCAAGACCCTGGCCGCCGCCATCGCCAACTATCTCGAAATCCTGGGCTCGCGCGAACGCATCCTCGGCATCGTGCGCGAGGAACTGAGCGAGGTGAAAGCCCTTTATGCCGTTCCGCGCCGCACGACGATCGTCGATGGTGAAGGCGACATTGAAGATGAGGACCTCATCCCGCGCGAGGACATGGTGGTCACGGTGACCCACTCCGGTTACGTCAAGCGCACGGCGCTGGCCGCCTATCGTGAGCAGCACCGCGGCGGCAAGGGCCGTTCCGGCATGGCCATGAAGGACGAGGACGCCATCACCGGTGTCTATTCGGCCACCACGCACCAGCCCATGCTGTTCTTCTCCTCTACCGGCAAGGTGTACAAGCTCAAGGTGTGGCGTCTGCCGCTGGGTAATCCGCAGTCCAAGGGCAAGGCGTTCGTCAACCTGCTGCCGCTCGATGGCGGTGAAACCATCACCAATATCCTGGCCCTGCCTGAGGATGAAGCCGCCTGGGAACGCCAGGACATCATCTTCGCCACGAAGTCGGGCGATATCCGCCGCAACAAGCTGAGCGATTTCGTCAACGTCAATCGCGCCGGCAAGATCGCCATGAAGCTGGAAGAGGGCGACGCCATTGTCGGCGTGGCCGTCTGCAACGAGGATCAGGACGTTCTGCTGTCCACCTCCGGTGGTCGGTCAATCCGCTTTGCGGTCGACGAAGTGCGTGTCTTCAAGGGCCGGGATTCGACCGGTGTGCGCGGCGTGCGCCTTCTGGGTGAGGATACGGTCATCTCCATGGCGATCCTGAAACGCGTCGAGGCCACGCCGGCTGAACGCGCCGCCTATCTGAAATATGCCGCCCAGCAACGCGCGACGGCCAATACGGAAGAGGGGGAAGAGGCACCGGCGCCTGCGGATGATGACGGTGAGGAAGGCGGCGAAGAAGCCAGCCTGTCACCGGAACGCATCGCTGAACTGGCGGCGGGCGAGGAATTCATCCTGACGGTTTCGGATATCGGCTTCGGCAAGCGGTCATCCTCCTATGATTATCGCCGCACAGGCCGGGGCGGGCAGGGGATCGTCGCCATCGACCTCAGCAAGCGGGGCGGCAGGCTCATTGCCTCCTTCCCGATTGATGCGACAGATGGTCTGCTGCTGGTAACATCGGGCGGGCAACTGATCCGTACCAATGTGACAACCGTCCGCATCGCCAGCCGCAATACCCAGGGCGTCACCATTTTCCGCACCTCAGAAGGCCAGAAGGTGGTCTCGGTTGAACGGATTGTGGAGTCGGGCGAGGACGACGCGGATACAACGGACGAAACCGCATCGGTCACGGACGCGACCTGA
- the coaD gene encoding pantetheine-phosphate adenylyltransferase, producing the protein MTTDHRTGLYPGTFDPITNGHSDIIGRAVKLVDKLVIGVARNIGKAPMFTIDERVEMVREQVASLGDRVEVLPFDSLLMHFAQEVGAGVIIRGLRAVADFEYEFQMTAMNQQLNRDIETVFLMADPRHQAVASRLVKEIAQLGGSIAPFVAPSVAERLLAKVAPKVAR; encoded by the coding sequence ATGACAACCGACCACAGGACCGGTCTTTATCCGGGGACTTTTGACCCGATCACCAATGGCCACAGTGATATTATCGGGCGGGCGGTCAAGCTGGTCGATAAGCTGGTGATCGGTGTGGCGCGCAATATTGGCAAGGCGCCGATGTTCACCATCGACGAGCGGGTCGAAATGGTGCGCGAACAGGTGGCGTCGCTTGGTGACCGTGTCGAGGTTCTGCCTTTCGACAGCCTTTTGATGCATTTTGCCCAGGAGGTCGGCGCCGGGGTCATCATTCGCGGCTTGCGCGCGGTGGCGGATTTCGAGTACGAATTCCAGATGACGGCGATGAACCAGCAGCTTAACCGCGATATCGAGACGGTTTTTTTGATGGCCGACCCGCGCCATCAGGCCGTTGCGTCGCGTTTGGTCAAAGAAATAGCCCAATTGGGCGGCAGTATCGCGCCGTTTGTGGCCCCCAGCGTGGCGGAACGCCTGCTGGCCAAGGTCGCTCCCAAGGTCGCTCGTTAA